Proteins from one Eubalaena glacialis isolate mEubGla1 chromosome 8, mEubGla1.1.hap2.+ XY, whole genome shotgun sequence genomic window:
- the TMEM60 gene encoding transmembrane protein 60, with product MRMSLAQRVLLTWLFTLLFLIMLVLKLDEKAPWNWFLIFIPVWIFDTILLVMLIVKMAGRCKSGFDPRHGSHNIKKKAWYLIAMLLKLAFCLALCAKLEQFTTMNLSYVFIPLWALLAGALIELGYNVFFVRD from the coding sequence ATGAGAATGTCCTTGGCTCAGAGAGTACTACTCACCTGGCTTTTCACATTACTCTTCTTGATCATGTTGGTGTTGAAACTGGATGAGAAGGCACCTTGGAACTGGTTCCTCATATTTATTCCAGTCTGGATATTTGATACTATCCTTCTGGTCATGCTGATTGTGAAAATGGCTGGGCGATGTAAGTCTGGCTTTGACCCTCGACATGGATcgcacaatattaaaaaaaaagcctggtaCCTCATTGCAATGTTACTTAAATTAGCCTTCTGCCTTGCACTCTGTGCTAAACTGGAACAGTTTACTACCATGAATCTGTCCTATGTCTTCATTCCTTTATGGGCCTTACTGGCTGGGGCTTTGATAGAGCTTGGATATAACGTCTTTTTTGTGAGAGACTGA